Proteins encoded within one genomic window of bacterium:
- a CDS encoding TlpA family protein disulfide reductase, which produces MCRVLASFLLLAALGALPAQAEEAAAPWTAERFGAEFGKTYSVQRALALCREAAAVSEDAALLRVILERWKGVDPADAEAFFAERQMQRPGSPLAAVLRGLACREPVEGLRWGRHAIEIEPGNLGAYELLTGIYLRGLLRAQTPAPGLAESFPDDREAFARFLSLSGESSQAQQAMENYLLYTGDAEGALALFERAKAAGARWATDQELARIQIYRGRYEEAKTLYAAGIDAMVQAGRLGAEERDEYVDYYWASGLREAKAYEVLLADQRARAVPGAADLAARHYDIGCLEALLGRRDPAFAALRAAAAAGYADPKHLAEDPDLASLREDPAWAPLAEQVAANKAAGRAARSTSALAAMIDRPAPDWTLRTLAGDSLRLADLRGQVLVLDFWATWCGPCRLAMPVLDEWMKTKKPAGLRVFSVNVWEQTPAGAAAFIERNDYAMELLYGDDALAKAYGVDGIPYLCAIDKQGRIRFEEKGYSPELAEKLEIWAEALIKE; this is translated from the coding sequence CCCTTTGCCGCGAGGCGGCCGCCGTCAGCGAGGACGCCGCCTTGCTGCGGGTCATCCTCGAGCGCTGGAAGGGCGTGGACCCCGCCGACGCCGAGGCCTTCTTCGCCGAGCGCCAGATGCAGCGGCCGGGCTCGCCCCTCGCCGCCGTCCTGCGCGGACTCGCCTGCCGCGAGCCGGTCGAGGGACTGCGCTGGGGGCGGCATGCGATCGAGATCGAGCCGGGCAACCTCGGCGCCTACGAGCTGCTGACCGGCATCTACCTGCGCGGGCTGCTGCGCGCGCAGACGCCGGCGCCCGGACTTGCCGAGAGCTTCCCGGACGATCGCGAGGCCTTCGCCCGCTTCCTCTCGCTGAGCGGCGAGAGCTCCCAGGCCCAGCAGGCGATGGAGAACTACCTGCTCTACACGGGCGACGCCGAGGGCGCTCTGGCCCTCTTCGAGCGCGCGAAGGCCGCGGGCGCTCGCTGGGCGACGGACCAGGAGCTGGCGCGCATCCAGATCTACCGCGGCCGCTACGAGGAGGCGAAGACGCTCTACGCCGCCGGCATCGACGCCATGGTGCAGGCGGGGCGTCTCGGGGCGGAGGAACGGGACGAGTACGTCGACTACTACTGGGCCAGCGGCCTGCGCGAGGCCAAGGCCTACGAAGTCCTCCTCGCCGACCAGCGCGCCCGGGCCGTGCCCGGCGCGGCCGACCTCGCCGCGCGGCACTACGACATCGGCTGCCTGGAGGCGCTGCTCGGCCGGCGGGACCCCGCCTTCGCGGCCCTGCGCGCGGCGGCCGCAGCCGGCTACGCCGACCCGAAGCATCTCGCCGAGGATCCCGACCTCGCGAGCCTGCGCGAAGACCCGGCCTGGGCGCCGCTCGCCGAGCAGGTGGCCGCGAACAAGGCCGCCGGGCGCGCGGCACGGAGCACGAGCGCCCTGGCCGCCATGATCGATCGCCCGGCGCCGGACTGGACCCTGCGCACGCTGGCCGGCGACAGCCTCCGCCTCGCCGACTTGCGCGGCCAGGTGCTCGTCCTGGACTTCTGGGCCACCTGGTGCGGCCCCTGCCGCCTGGCGATGCCCGTGCTCGACGAATGGATGAAGACGAAGAAGCCCGCAGGCCTGCGCGTCTTTTCGGTGAACGTCTGGGAGCAGACGCCGGCCGGCGCAGCGGCCTTCATCGAGCGCAACGACTACGCGATGGAGCTGCTCTACGGCGACGACGCGCTGGCCAAGGCCTACGGCGTGGACGGCATTCCCTACCTCTGCGCCATCGACAAGCAGGGCCGGATCCGCTTCGAGGAGAAGGGCTACTCCCCCGAACTCGCCGAGAAGCTCGAGATCTGGGCGGAGGCCCTGATCAAGGAGTAG